A stretch of the Acidobacteriota bacterium genome encodes the following:
- a CDS encoding zinc ribbon domain-containing protein, translated as MFCPNCGTDNSKGQKFCTRCGTNLLAIDRAREIISEVSGSAPTTGVSPNLVFIATVLLSMIGFIAVTLGTYELARGDGRNGPLPFFFMAGGFTSLVLICRYLIGLIRPTNKPATKTIQPPLSNSYPQFQPVQHGNTNRALNEASVPYQSVIEDPTRQFEHEKRSNS; from the coding sequence ATGTTTTGCCCGAACTGCGGAACCGACAACTCAAAAGGACAAAAATTCTGCACGCGTTGCGGAACCAACTTGCTGGCCATAGATCGCGCACGCGAAATCATTTCAGAAGTGAGTGGCTCCGCACCCACAACCGGTGTGTCGCCCAATCTGGTCTTTATCGCCACGGTGTTGCTGAGCATGATCGGTTTTATTGCTGTCACTCTTGGGACATACGAATTAGCCAGAGGTGATGGGAGGAATGGACCACTGCCTTTCTTTTTTATGGCCGGAGGCTTCACTTCGCTCGTCCTGATTTGCCGGTACTTGATAGGATTGATAAGGCCCACCAACAAACCCGCAACAAAAACGATTCAACCGCCCTTGTCAAACTCTTACCCTCAATTCCAGCCGGTTCAGCACGGCAACACCAATCGTGCCTTGAACGAAGCTTCTGTGCCTTACCAAAGCGTCATCGAAGATCCAACGCGGCAGTTCGAACACGAAAAACGATCCAATTCCTGA
- a CDS encoding ATP-dependent Clp protease adaptor ClpS: protein MPNLEPKHGTDVLTESKQKLQKPPLYKVLLHNDNYTTMEFVVLVLMEVFRHPENEAIRIMLQVHNQGAGVAGVYTFEIAETKAAKVIAMAQENEYPLLCTLEEE, encoded by the coding sequence ATGCCGAATCTTGAACCCAAACATGGCACGGACGTTCTGACCGAAAGCAAGCAGAAGTTACAAAAACCTCCGCTGTACAAAGTTTTGCTGCACAACGACAACTACACTACTATGGAGTTCGTCGTTTTGGTGTTGATGGAAGTTTTTCGTCATCCGGAAAACGAAGCGATTCGAATCATGCTGCAAGTCCACAATCAGGGCGCAGGCGTCGCAGGCGTTTACACGTTTGAAATCGCTGAAACCAAAGCCGCCAAAGTCATCGCGATGGCGCAGGAAAATGAATATCCGTTGCTCTGCACGCTGGAAGAGGAGTAA
- the clpA gene encoding ATP-dependent Clp protease ATP-binding subunit ClpA: MITRELQATLQLAANEAIKRRHEFLTLEHLLYAMTHDQTAAEVIYNCGGDVDLLRRELNEFFKDTMTPLPHNFERYPEQTAAFERVIDRAMHQAQSSGQDKIDGGNILASLFDEHHSHAKFLLEKQNISRLDILNFISHGISKLDGEGEEIPLGGEDDDEAEPQRVRDPLSAFTTNLIQRAAEGKIDPLIGRLMELERTIQVLCRRRKNNPLYLGDPGVGKTAIAEGMALKVHNGEVPEVLKDVEIYSLDMGALLAGTRYRGEFEQRLKAVITALKKKPGVILFIDEIHTIVGAGAVSGGSMDASNILKPALASGELRCIGSTTYNEYKASFERDRALARRFQTIEISQPSIEDSYKILQGLRPYYEEHHGVKYTDAALHAAAELSAKHINDRYLPDKAIDVVDEVGAATKLKPVEERPEVITEHEVELVVAKMAKIPPRTVSKSDKERLQDLEYDLRMVIFGQNHAIKQVVDAIKLSRSGLGAPEKPIGSFLFSGPTGVGKTELAKQLAKSLGVEFLRFDMSEYMEKHTVSRLIGAPPGYVGFDQGGLLTDAVRKTPYAVVVLDEIEKAHPDLFNILLQVMDHATLTDNNGKKADFRNVILIMTTNAGARELSGNRMGFRHTEHGGISGTGSKAQGAIERTFSPEFRNRLDAWIAFESLSFENIERVVDKFIGELRMQLKDKNVELELAESGRAWLANKGFDKQFGARPMARLIQSQIKEKLANEILFGSLQNGGKVVAAEADGELKLDYQSPSIQNEV; this comes from the coding sequence ATGATTACCAGAGAATTACAAGCTACGTTGCAACTTGCGGCCAATGAAGCGATCAAGCGCCGTCATGAATTCCTGACCCTGGAACATTTGCTGTACGCAATGACGCACGATCAAACCGCTGCGGAAGTCATTTACAACTGTGGCGGCGACGTTGATCTATTGCGTCGCGAGTTGAATGAATTTTTCAAGGACACCATGACGCCGCTGCCGCATAACTTCGAACGGTACCCGGAACAGACTGCCGCGTTTGAGCGCGTAATTGATCGCGCCATGCATCAGGCTCAATCTTCCGGTCAGGACAAGATTGACGGCGGCAATATTCTGGCTTCGCTGTTTGACGAACATCACTCGCACGCCAAATTCCTGCTCGAAAAACAGAACATCAGCCGCCTGGATATTCTCAATTTCATCTCCCACGGAATTTCCAAACTCGATGGCGAAGGCGAGGAAATTCCACTCGGCGGTGAAGACGATGATGAAGCCGAACCGCAACGTGTCCGCGATCCCCTGTCGGCGTTTACCACCAACCTGATTCAGCGCGCTGCCGAAGGAAAAATTGATCCGTTAATTGGACGGCTAATGGAACTCGAACGCACCATCCAGGTGCTATGCCGCCGCAGAAAAAACAATCCGCTTTATTTGGGCGATCCCGGCGTAGGCAAAACCGCCATTGCCGAAGGCATGGCGCTGAAAGTTCACAACGGCGAGGTTCCCGAAGTCCTGAAAGACGTGGAAATTTATTCGTTGGATATGGGCGCGCTGCTGGCCGGAACGCGCTATCGCGGAGAATTCGAACAGCGGCTGAAAGCCGTCATCACCGCGCTGAAGAAAAAACCGGGCGTGATTTTATTCATTGACGAAATCCACACCATCGTCGGCGCGGGAGCCGTTTCGGGCGGTTCGATGGATGCCTCGAACATTTTGAAACCGGCGCTGGCCAGCGGCGAATTGCGCTGCATCGGTTCGACGACCTACAACGAATACAAAGCTTCGTTTGAACGCGACCGCGCATTGGCCCGGCGATTTCAGACAATTGAAATCTCTCAGCCGAGTATTGAAGACAGTTACAAAATTCTGCAAGGGTTGCGGCCCTATTACGAAGAGCACCACGGCGTAAAATACACCGACGCCGCGTTGCACGCTGCCGCGGAGCTTTCGGCCAAACATATCAACGACCGCTATCTGCCCGACAAAGCCATTGACGTGGTGGACGAAGTTGGCGCGGCAACCAAACTCAAACCGGTGGAAGAACGTCCCGAAGTCATCACCGAACACGAAGTCGAGCTGGTTGTCGCCAAAATGGCGAAAATTCCGCCAAGAACCGTTTCCAAATCCGACAAGGAACGGTTGCAGGATTTGGAATACGATCTGCGAATGGTGATATTTGGGCAAAATCACGCCATCAAACAGGTCGTAGACGCGATCAAACTTTCGCGTTCCGGGTTAGGTGCTCCCGAAAAACCGATTGGCTCATTCCTGTTTTCCGGCCCGACCGGCGTCGGGAAAACCGAATTGGCGAAACAATTGGCCAAAAGTCTGGGCGTGGAATTCCTGCGCTTTGATATGAGCGAGTACATGGAAAAACACACCGTGTCTCGATTGATCGGCGCACCTCCGGGATACGTCGGATTTGACCAGGGCGGTTTGCTGACCGACGCGGTTCGCAAAACGCCATACGCCGTCGTCGTGCTGGACGAAATCGAAAAAGCGCACCCGGATTTGTTCAACATCCTGCTGCAGGTGATGGATCACGCTACGCTGACGGACAACAACGGCAAGAAAGCCGATTTTCGCAACGTGATTTTGATCATGACCACGAATGCTGGAGCGCGCGAATTGAGCGGAAACAGAATGGGATTCCGGCACACGGAACATGGCGGCATCAGCGGCACGGGCAGCAAAGCGCAGGGCGCAATCGAGCGAACCTTCAGCCCGGAATTCCGCAATCGGTTGGACGCCTGGATCGCGTTTGAAAGTTTGAGCTTTGAAAACATCGAACGCGTGGTGGACAAATTCATCGGCGAACTGCGAATGCAGTTGAAAGACAAAAACGTCGAATTGGAATTGGCCGAAAGCGGTCGCGCCTGGTTGGCCAACAAAGGATTCGACAAGCAATTCGGCGCTCGTCCGATGGCGCGACTGATTCAGTCTCAAATCAAGGAAAAGTTGGCCAACGAAATTCTGTTCGGCAGTCTGCAAAACGGTGGCAAGGTCGTGGCGGCGGAAGCTGATGGCGAACTGAAGCTGGATTATCAATCCCCCTCAATTCAAAACGAGGTATAA